One Festucalex cinctus isolate MCC-2025b chromosome 1, RoL_Fcin_1.0, whole genome shotgun sequence genomic region harbors:
- the LOC144024005 gene encoding uncharacterized protein LOC144024005: protein MNGAVYIPFFQGQLESVLEQVVQLAVHEISSTVGSSLNALLLEAAVQEQENRRLRLRLQAWESPRGHDEGGGEEHQEAAAGDDGSTWGRAKPEQPADPGVATRGPTDSRRLEQRGRVVEQLKCAMERVLHSALCQLKKMVEASFDDLLLEITQKECERQALQARLDRRQAATRRCAQGDAGSHGGSEGAPEDADPAEGEEVGSRVHGTEHKADTVALGHEWRGDIWKLKGSAGGCGSSEGPTLPTPPIMALTLESAPLQDPRWTPLEDMDVLSPDQDTAPPPAPPLSPSGNWGVRSSASMLQRLLTASQLPDDHAGAAHKKPQDTTVTPAGQDAKHQQQDEEEDDQEEDDNEEETKGRKKKRRKVWSECEDCGRRFSRVLLLRAHRQTHAEAAIDVSPSRCSRCGKSFSSAGRLHSHLQAKHQS, encoded by the exons ATGAACGGAGCCGTGTACATTCCGTTCTTCCAGGGCCAGCTTGAGTCCGTTCTGGAGCAGGTGGTCCAGTTAGCAGTTCACGAGATAAGCTCGACGGTGGGCTCCAGCCTAAACGCACTGCTGCTCGAGGCCGCTGTCCAGGAGCAGGAGAACCGTCGGCTCCGGCTCCGCCTGCAAGCGTGGGAAAGCCCCCGCGGGCATGACGAGGGGGGCGGAGAGGAGCAccaggaggcagcggccggcgACGACGGCTCGACCTGGGGCAGGGCAAAACCCGAGCAGCCGGCCGATCCTGGCGTAGCCACCCGCGGACCCACCGACAGCCGCCGCCTGGAGCAGAGGGGCCGAGTAGTGG AGCAGCTGAAGTGCGCCATGGAGCGCGTCCTGCATTCAGCCCTGTGTCAGCTGAAGAAGATGGTGGAAGCGTCCTTCGACGACCTCCTGCTGGAGATCACGCAGAAGGAGTGCGAGCGGCAGGCGCTGCAGGCCCGGCTGGACCGTCGGCAGGCCGCTACACGCCGGTGTGCCCAAGGCGACGCAGGGTCACACGGTGGCTCAGAGGGCGCCCCCGAAGACGCCGACCCGGCCGAGGGTGAGGAGGTGGGCAGCAGGGTGCACGGAACGGAGCACAAGGCGGACACGGTGGCGTTGGGGCACGAGTGGCGCGGAGACATCTGGAAGTTGAAGGGGTCGGCGGGGGGATGTGGCTCAAGCGAAGGCCCCACTCTGCCAACGCCTCCCATTATGGCCCTGACCCTGGAGTCGGCTCCCTTGCAGGATCCCCGTTGGACACCTCTGGAGGACATGGATGTCCTCTCCCCAGACCAGGACACCGCACCTCCGCCTGCGCCGCCGCTGAGTCCTTCAG GAAATTGGGGTGTTCGCTCGTCTGCCTCCATGTTACAGCGCCTACTGACGGCGTCACAGCTCCCGGATGACCACGCGGGCGCAGCCCACAAGAAGCCGCAGGACACCACGGTGACGCCCGCTGGCCAGGACGCCAAGCATCAGCAGCaggatgaggaagaggacgaCCAGGAAGAAGACGACAACGAAGAGGAGACGAAAGGGAGGAAG AAGAAGCGACGTAAGGTTTGGTCCGAGTGCGAGGACTGCGGCCGCAGGTTCAGTCGCGTGTTGCTGCTCAGAGCTCACCGCCAGACTCACGCCGAGGCCGCCATCGACGTCTCGCCATCCCGCTGTTCGCGCTGCGGCAAGAGCTTCTCCTCGGCAGGCCGCCTCCACAGCCACCTGCAAGCCAAACACCAGTCGTGA
- the stx1b gene encoding syntaxin-1B, whose amino-acid sequence MKDRTAELRSAKDSDDDEEVVQVDRDHFMDEFFEQVEEIRGCIEKLSEDVEQVKKQHSAILAAPNPDEKTKQELEDLTADIKKTANKVRSKLKAIEQSIEQEEGLNRSSADLRIRKTQHSTLSRKFVEVMTEYNTTQSKYRDRCKDRIQRQLEITGRTTTNEELEDMLESGKLAIFTDDIKMDSQMTKQALNEIETRHTEIIKLENSIRELHDMFVDMAMLVESQGEMIDRIEYNVEHSVDYVERAVSDTKKAVKYQSQARKKKIMIIICCVILGVVLASTIGGTLGF is encoded by the exons ATGAAGGATCGTACGGCGGAACTGCGGAGC GCTAAGgacagtgatgatgatgaggaggtgGTACAGGTGGATCGAGACCACTTCATGGACGAGTTCTTTGAGCAG GTGGAGGAGATACGCGGCTGCATCGAGAAGTTGTCCGAGGACGTGGAGCAAGTGAAGAAGCAGCACAGCGCCATCTTGGCTGCGCCCAATCCTGATGAAa AGACCAAACAGGAGTTGGAGGATCTGACGGCCGACATCAAGAAGACCGCCAATAAAGTTCGTTCAAAATTAAAAG CGATCGAGCAGAGCATTGAGCAGGAAGAAGGTCTCAACAGATCCTCGGCGGACCTCAGGATCCGCAAGACACAG CACTCGACGCTGTCCCGCAAGTTTGTGGAAGTTATGACCGAGTACAACACCACGCAGTCCAAATACAGAGACCGCTGCAAGGACCGCATCCAGAGGCAGCTGGAGATCA ccGGAAGAACCACCACCAACGAGGAGCTGGAAGATATGTTGGAGAGTGGCAAGCTGGCCATCTTCACCGATGAT ATCAAGATGGATTCCCAGATGACCAAACAGGCCCTGAACGAGATCGAGACCCGGCACACCGAGATCATCAAGTTGGAGAACAGCATCCGAGAGCTTCACGACATGTTTGTGGACATGGCCATGCTGGTGGAGAGTCAG GGCGAGATGATCGACAGAATCGAGTACAACGTGGAGCACTCCGTGGACTACGTGGAGCGAGCAGTGTCCGACACCAAGAAGGCCGTCAAGTACCAGAGCCAAGCCCGCAAG AAAAAGATCATGATCATCATCTGCTGCGTGATCCTGGGCGTGGTCCTGGCGTCCACCATCGGTGGGACTTTGGGCTTCTGA